A stretch of Gossypium hirsutum isolate 1008001.06 chromosome A06, Gossypium_hirsutum_v2.1, whole genome shotgun sequence DNA encodes these proteins:
- the LOC107962650 gene encoding transcriptional corepressor LEUNIG isoform X5 yields MSQTNWEADKMLDVYIYDYLMKRKLNATAKAFQAEGKVSTDPVAIDAPGGFLFEWWSVFWDIFIARTNEKHSEAAASYIETQMVKARELQQQQHYQKPQQMQMQQLLLQRHAQQQQHQQQQQQQQQQQQPQQQPQRQQQQQRREGTQLINDAASGLVGEPLMKESSASAIAATRKMYDETFRFPRQRDSLDDAVAKQLGDNLGQLLDPNQASMMKAASVVGQSPGQTLHGTPGNISGSLQPMQNRGQQISVPTQDSRSEINPMLTPRASGPDGSLIGVHGSNQAGGNLTLKGWPLTQGLDQLRSGLLQQQKTLIQTSQPFSQLQLHQQFLLQAQQNLSLPSANDFESRKMRMLLNNQIMGLGKDVPLNSLGDVVPKVGSPMQIGCPVLPRGDSDISVKQQQLHQNNQQSQQIGQNPLSSQQSQNSNPQLQQQDKMASKNQVGRKRKQPGSSSGPVNSSGTANTAGPSPSSPSSPSTHTPGDAISMPTLPHNSGSSKSLLMFGSDGLGSLTSASNQLADIDRFVDDGSLDDNVESFLSHDDPEPRDRVGRCSDVSKGLTFMEVQLIPASTSKVECCHFSADGKLLATGGHDKKAVLWCTESFALKSTLEEHSEWITDVRFSSSMSRLATSSADKSVRVWDADNPAYSLRNFVGHSTTVRSLDFHPTKDDLICSCDNNSEIRYWSIKNGSCAGVLKGGATQIRFQPRVGRFLAAATDNSVSLLDVEAQVCRAKLQGHKSVIHSVCWDATGEFLASVSDDLVRVWTVGSSGKGECVHELNRTGNKFNTCVFHPSYSSLLVIGCYETLELWNMLENKIMTRHAHENLVSALAASNSTRMVASASHDKCVKLWK; encoded by the exons ATGTCGCAGACTAACTGGGAAGCTGATAAAAT GTtggatgtgtatatatatgattatctGATGAAGAGAAAGTTAAATGCTACTGCAAAGGCATTTCAAGCTGAAGGGAAAGTATCGACTGACCCAGTAG CTATTGATGCACCTGGTGGATTTTTATTTGAATGGTGGTCTGTATTTTGGGATATCTTCATTGCGAGGACAAATGAGAAGCATTCAGAAGCTGCTGCATCTTATATTGAG ACTCAAATGGTCAAGGCTCGAGAGCTGCAGCAGCAGCAACACTATCAGAAGCCTCAGCAGATGCAGATGCAACAGCTCTTATTGCAGAGGCATGCTCAGCAACAGCAGCATCAGCAGCaacaacaacagcagcagcaacagCAACAGCCACAGCAACAGCCACAACGCCAACAGCAGCAGCAGCGAAGAGAAGGGACTCAGTTGATAAATGATGCTGCCAGTGGGCTTGTTGGTGAACCTCTCATGAAGGAGAGCAGTGCAAGTGCAATTGCTGCCACAAGAAAGATGTATGATGAGACTTTTAGGTTTCCACGCCAAAGGGATTCCCTGGATGATGCAGTTGCTAAG CAATTAGGTGATAATTTAGGCCAGCTTCTGGATCCTAATCAAGCCTCAATGATGAAAGCAGCCTCAGTGGTTGGCCAGTCTCCtgg GCAAACACTGCATGGCACACCTGGAAATATATCAGGTAGTCTTCAGCCAATGCAAAATCGAGGTCAGCAGATTTCAGTGCCCACCCAG GATTCAAGGAGCGAGATCAATCCAATGTTGACTCCTAGAGCTTCTGGTCCTGATGGATCATTAATAGGAGTTCATG GATCAAATCAAGCTGGTGGCAATTTGACATTGAAAGGATGGCCTTTAACA CAGGGACTGGACCAACTTCGATCTGGGCTTCTCCAGCAGCAGAAAACTTTGATTCAGACCTCTCAGCCCTTCAGTCAGCTTCAGTTACACCAACAATTTCTTCTTCAAGCACAACAAAACTTGTCACTGCCATCAGCAAATGATTTTGAAAGTAGAAAAATGCGAATGCTTCTGAACAATCAGATTATGGGTCTTGGGAAGGATGTCCCACTAAATTCCCTCGGCGATGTGGTTCCCAAAGTTGGATCACCTATGCAAATTGGTTGTCCTGTGCTGCCTCGTGGAGACTCCGATATCTCAGTTAAG CAGCAACAACTGCATCAAAATAATCAACAATCACAGCAAATTGGACAGAATCCACTTTCAAGTCAGCAGTCTCAGAATTCAAATCCCCAACTCCAGCAGCAAGATAAAATG GCTTCAAAAAATCAAGTCGGCCGAAAGAGGAAGCAGCCAGGGTCGTCATCAGGTCCAGTCAATAGCTCGGGAACTGCGAACACCGCTGGACCATCTCCAAGTTCACCTTCCTCACCTTCTACTCACACACCTGGAGATGCCATTTCAATGCCCACATTGCCTCATAATAGTGGTTCCTCTAAGTCTTTGCTTATGTTTGGCTCTGATGGCTTGGGTTCCCTTACATCAGCTTCTAATCAATTG GCTGATATAGACCGTTTTGTGGATGATGGGTCTCTAGATGATAACGTGGAGTCATTCTTGTCTCATGATGATCCAGAACCTAGAGATAGAGTTGGTCGGTGCAGTGATGTCAGCAAAG GCTTAACATTTATGGAAGTCCAGCTTATCCCAGCTAGTACAAGTAAAGTAGAATGTTGTCACTTCTCAGCAGATGGGAAGTTGCTTGCTACTGGTGGCCATGATAAAAAG GCTGTGCTTTGGTGCACAGAGTCATTTGCATTAAAGTCTACTCTTGAAGAACATTCTGAATGGATAACTGATGTTCGCTTCAGTTCAAGCATGTCAAGGCTCGCTACCTCTTCAGCTGACAAATCAGTCAGGGTTTGGGATGCTGATAAT CCTGCTTACTCGCTCCGTAATTTTGTGGGACATTCTACAACTGTTAGATCACTTGACTTCCACCCTACCAAAGATGACCTTATCTGCTCATGTGATAATAATAGTGAGATTCGATATTGGAGTATTAAGAATGGTAGTTGTGCTGGAGTCTTGAAG GGTGGTGCAACCCAGATAAGATTTCAGCCCCGTGTTGGAAGGTTTCTTGCTGCTGCAACTGATAATTCTGTATCCTTACTCGATGTAGAAGCCCAAGTTTGCAGAGCCAAATTACAG GGTCATAAAAGTGTTATTCATTCTGTGTGCTGGGATGCTACCGGTGAGTTTTTGGCATCTGTAAGTGATGATTTGGTGAGAGTGTGGACGGTTGGATCTAGTGGCAAAGGAGAATGTGTTCATGAACTGAACCGTACTGGCAACAAATTTAACACTTGTGTTTTCCATCCTTCTTACTCTTCCCTATTGGTCATTGGCTGTTATGAG ACACTGGAGCTTTGGAACATGCTTGAGAACAAAATAATGACACGACATGCACACGAGAATCTAGTGTCGGCTTTGGCAGCATCAAATAGCACTCGCATGGTTGCCTCAGCTAGCCACGACAAGTGTGTGAAGCTCTGGAAATGA
- the LOC107962650 gene encoding transcriptional corepressor LEUNIG isoform X4, whose translation MSQTNWEADKMLDVYIYDYLMKRKLNATAKAFQAEGKVSTDPVAIDAPGGFLFEWWSVFWDIFIARTNEKHSEAAASYIETQMVKARELQQQQHYQKPQQMQMQQLLLQRHAQQQQHQQQQQQQQQQQQPQQQPQRQQQQQRREGTQLINDAASGLVGEPLMKESSASAIAATRKMYDETFRFPRQRDSLDDAVAKQLGDNLGQLLDPNQASMMKAASVVGQSPGQTLHGTPGNISGSLQPMQNRGQQISVPTQDSRSEINPMLTPRASGPDGSLIGVHGSNQAGGNLTLKGWPLTGLDQLRSGLLQQQKTLIQTSQPFSQLQLHQQFLLQAQQNLSLPSANDFESRKMRMLLNNQIMGLGKDVPLNSLGDVVPKVGSPMQIGCPVLPRGDSDISVKQQLHQNNQQSQQIGQNPLSSQQSQNSNPQLQQQDKMVGACSMMPDSSISNTFNGNDQASKNQVGRKRKQPGSSSGPVNSSGTANTAGPSPSSPSSPSTHTPGDAISMPTLPHNSGSSKSLLMFGSDGLGSLTSASNQLADIDRFVDDGSLDDNVESFLSHDDPEPRDRVGRCSDVSKGLTFMEVQLIPASTSKVECCHFSADGKLLATGGHDKKAVLWCTESFALKSTLEEHSEWITDVRFSSSMSRLATSSADKSVRVWDADNPAYSLRNFVGHSTTVRSLDFHPTKDDLICSCDNNSEIRYWSIKNGSCAGVLKGGATQIRFQPRVGRFLAAATDNSVSLLDVEAQVCRAKLQGHKSVIHSVCWDATGEFLASVSDDLVRVWTVGSSGKGECVHELNRTGNKFNTCVFHPSYSSLLVIGCYETLELWNMLENKIMTRHAHENLVSALAASNSTRMVASASHDKCVKLWK comes from the exons ATGTCGCAGACTAACTGGGAAGCTGATAAAAT GTtggatgtgtatatatatgattatctGATGAAGAGAAAGTTAAATGCTACTGCAAAGGCATTTCAAGCTGAAGGGAAAGTATCGACTGACCCAGTAG CTATTGATGCACCTGGTGGATTTTTATTTGAATGGTGGTCTGTATTTTGGGATATCTTCATTGCGAGGACAAATGAGAAGCATTCAGAAGCTGCTGCATCTTATATTGAG ACTCAAATGGTCAAGGCTCGAGAGCTGCAGCAGCAGCAACACTATCAGAAGCCTCAGCAGATGCAGATGCAACAGCTCTTATTGCAGAGGCATGCTCAGCAACAGCAGCATCAGCAGCaacaacaacagcagcagcaacagCAACAGCCACAGCAACAGCCACAACGCCAACAGCAGCAGCAGCGAAGAGAAGGGACTCAGTTGATAAATGATGCTGCCAGTGGGCTTGTTGGTGAACCTCTCATGAAGGAGAGCAGTGCAAGTGCAATTGCTGCCACAAGAAAGATGTATGATGAGACTTTTAGGTTTCCACGCCAAAGGGATTCCCTGGATGATGCAGTTGCTAAG CAATTAGGTGATAATTTAGGCCAGCTTCTGGATCCTAATCAAGCCTCAATGATGAAAGCAGCCTCAGTGGTTGGCCAGTCTCCtgg GCAAACACTGCATGGCACACCTGGAAATATATCAGGTAGTCTTCAGCCAATGCAAAATCGAGGTCAGCAGATTTCAGTGCCCACCCAG GATTCAAGGAGCGAGATCAATCCAATGTTGACTCCTAGAGCTTCTGGTCCTGATGGATCATTAATAGGAGTTCATG GATCAAATCAAGCTGGTGGCAATTTGACATTGAAAGGATGGCCTTTAACA GGACTGGACCAACTTCGATCTGGGCTTCTCCAGCAGCAGAAAACTTTGATTCAGACCTCTCAGCCCTTCAGTCAGCTTCAGTTACACCAACAATTTCTTCTTCAAGCACAACAAAACTTGTCACTGCCATCAGCAAATGATTTTGAAAGTAGAAAAATGCGAATGCTTCTGAACAATCAGATTATGGGTCTTGGGAAGGATGTCCCACTAAATTCCCTCGGCGATGTGGTTCCCAAAGTTGGATCACCTATGCAAATTGGTTGTCCTGTGCTGCCTCGTGGAGACTCCGATATCTCAGTTAAG CAACAACTGCATCAAAATAATCAACAATCACAGCAAATTGGACAGAATCCACTTTCAAGTCAGCAGTCTCAGAATTCAAATCCCCAACTCCAGCAGCAAGATAAAATGGTTGGTGCCTGCAGTATGATGCCTGATAGTAGCATATCAAACACCTTTAATGGAAATGACCAG GCTTCAAAAAATCAAGTCGGCCGAAAGAGGAAGCAGCCAGGGTCGTCATCAGGTCCAGTCAATAGCTCGGGAACTGCGAACACCGCTGGACCATCTCCAAGTTCACCTTCCTCACCTTCTACTCACACACCTGGAGATGCCATTTCAATGCCCACATTGCCTCATAATAGTGGTTCCTCTAAGTCTTTGCTTATGTTTGGCTCTGATGGCTTGGGTTCCCTTACATCAGCTTCTAATCAATTG GCTGATATAGACCGTTTTGTGGATGATGGGTCTCTAGATGATAACGTGGAGTCATTCTTGTCTCATGATGATCCAGAACCTAGAGATAGAGTTGGTCGGTGCAGTGATGTCAGCAAAG GCTTAACATTTATGGAAGTCCAGCTTATCCCAGCTAGTACAAGTAAAGTAGAATGTTGTCACTTCTCAGCAGATGGGAAGTTGCTTGCTACTGGTGGCCATGATAAAAAG GCTGTGCTTTGGTGCACAGAGTCATTTGCATTAAAGTCTACTCTTGAAGAACATTCTGAATGGATAACTGATGTTCGCTTCAGTTCAAGCATGTCAAGGCTCGCTACCTCTTCAGCTGACAAATCAGTCAGGGTTTGGGATGCTGATAAT CCTGCTTACTCGCTCCGTAATTTTGTGGGACATTCTACAACTGTTAGATCACTTGACTTCCACCCTACCAAAGATGACCTTATCTGCTCATGTGATAATAATAGTGAGATTCGATATTGGAGTATTAAGAATGGTAGTTGTGCTGGAGTCTTGAAG GGTGGTGCAACCCAGATAAGATTTCAGCCCCGTGTTGGAAGGTTTCTTGCTGCTGCAACTGATAATTCTGTATCCTTACTCGATGTAGAAGCCCAAGTTTGCAGAGCCAAATTACAG GGTCATAAAAGTGTTATTCATTCTGTGTGCTGGGATGCTACCGGTGAGTTTTTGGCATCTGTAAGTGATGATTTGGTGAGAGTGTGGACGGTTGGATCTAGTGGCAAAGGAGAATGTGTTCATGAACTGAACCGTACTGGCAACAAATTTAACACTTGTGTTTTCCATCCTTCTTACTCTTCCCTATTGGTCATTGGCTGTTATGAG ACACTGGAGCTTTGGAACATGCTTGAGAACAAAATAATGACACGACATGCACACGAGAATCTAGTGTCGGCTTTGGCAGCATCAAATAGCACTCGCATGGTTGCCTCAGCTAGCCACGACAAGTGTGTGAAGCTCTGGAAATGA
- the LOC107962650 gene encoding transcriptional corepressor LEUNIG isoform X6, producing the protein MSQTNWEADKMLDVYIYDYLMKRKLNATAKAFQAEGKVSTDPVAIDAPGGFLFEWWSVFWDIFIARTNEKHSEAAASYIETQMVKARELQQQQHYQKPQQMQMQQLLLQRHAQQQQHQQQQQQQQQQQQPQQQPQRQQQQQRREGTQLINDAASGLVGEPLMKESSASAIAATRKMYDETFRFPRQRDSLDDAVAKQLGDNLGQLLDPNQASMMKAASVVGQSPGQTLHGTPGNISGSLQPMQNRGQQISVPTQDSRSEINPMLTPRASGPDGSLIGVHGSNQAGGNLTLKGWPLTQGLDQLRSGLLQQQKTLIQTSQPFSQLQLHQQFLLQAQQNLSLPSANDFESRKMRMLLNNQIMGLGKDVPLNSLGDVVPKVGSPMQIGCPVLPRGDSDISVKQQLHQNNQQSQQIGQNPLSSQQSQNSNPQLQQQDKMASKNQVGRKRKQPGSSSGPVNSSGTANTAGPSPSSPSSPSTHTPGDAISMPTLPHNSGSSKSLLMFGSDGLGSLTSASNQLADIDRFVDDGSLDDNVESFLSHDDPEPRDRVGRCSDVSKGLTFMEVQLIPASTSKVECCHFSADGKLLATGGHDKKAVLWCTESFALKSTLEEHSEWITDVRFSSSMSRLATSSADKSVRVWDADNPAYSLRNFVGHSTTVRSLDFHPTKDDLICSCDNNSEIRYWSIKNGSCAGVLKGGATQIRFQPRVGRFLAAATDNSVSLLDVEAQVCRAKLQGHKSVIHSVCWDATGEFLASVSDDLVRVWTVGSSGKGECVHELNRTGNKFNTCVFHPSYSSLLVIGCYETLELWNMLENKIMTRHAHENLVSALAASNSTRMVASASHDKCVKLWK; encoded by the exons ATGTCGCAGACTAACTGGGAAGCTGATAAAAT GTtggatgtgtatatatatgattatctGATGAAGAGAAAGTTAAATGCTACTGCAAAGGCATTTCAAGCTGAAGGGAAAGTATCGACTGACCCAGTAG CTATTGATGCACCTGGTGGATTTTTATTTGAATGGTGGTCTGTATTTTGGGATATCTTCATTGCGAGGACAAATGAGAAGCATTCAGAAGCTGCTGCATCTTATATTGAG ACTCAAATGGTCAAGGCTCGAGAGCTGCAGCAGCAGCAACACTATCAGAAGCCTCAGCAGATGCAGATGCAACAGCTCTTATTGCAGAGGCATGCTCAGCAACAGCAGCATCAGCAGCaacaacaacagcagcagcaacagCAACAGCCACAGCAACAGCCACAACGCCAACAGCAGCAGCAGCGAAGAGAAGGGACTCAGTTGATAAATGATGCTGCCAGTGGGCTTGTTGGTGAACCTCTCATGAAGGAGAGCAGTGCAAGTGCAATTGCTGCCACAAGAAAGATGTATGATGAGACTTTTAGGTTTCCACGCCAAAGGGATTCCCTGGATGATGCAGTTGCTAAG CAATTAGGTGATAATTTAGGCCAGCTTCTGGATCCTAATCAAGCCTCAATGATGAAAGCAGCCTCAGTGGTTGGCCAGTCTCCtgg GCAAACACTGCATGGCACACCTGGAAATATATCAGGTAGTCTTCAGCCAATGCAAAATCGAGGTCAGCAGATTTCAGTGCCCACCCAG GATTCAAGGAGCGAGATCAATCCAATGTTGACTCCTAGAGCTTCTGGTCCTGATGGATCATTAATAGGAGTTCATG GATCAAATCAAGCTGGTGGCAATTTGACATTGAAAGGATGGCCTTTAACA CAGGGACTGGACCAACTTCGATCTGGGCTTCTCCAGCAGCAGAAAACTTTGATTCAGACCTCTCAGCCCTTCAGTCAGCTTCAGTTACACCAACAATTTCTTCTTCAAGCACAACAAAACTTGTCACTGCCATCAGCAAATGATTTTGAAAGTAGAAAAATGCGAATGCTTCTGAACAATCAGATTATGGGTCTTGGGAAGGATGTCCCACTAAATTCCCTCGGCGATGTGGTTCCCAAAGTTGGATCACCTATGCAAATTGGTTGTCCTGTGCTGCCTCGTGGAGACTCCGATATCTCAGTTAAG CAACAACTGCATCAAAATAATCAACAATCACAGCAAATTGGACAGAATCCACTTTCAAGTCAGCAGTCTCAGAATTCAAATCCCCAACTCCAGCAGCAAGATAAAATG GCTTCAAAAAATCAAGTCGGCCGAAAGAGGAAGCAGCCAGGGTCGTCATCAGGTCCAGTCAATAGCTCGGGAACTGCGAACACCGCTGGACCATCTCCAAGTTCACCTTCCTCACCTTCTACTCACACACCTGGAGATGCCATTTCAATGCCCACATTGCCTCATAATAGTGGTTCCTCTAAGTCTTTGCTTATGTTTGGCTCTGATGGCTTGGGTTCCCTTACATCAGCTTCTAATCAATTG GCTGATATAGACCGTTTTGTGGATGATGGGTCTCTAGATGATAACGTGGAGTCATTCTTGTCTCATGATGATCCAGAACCTAGAGATAGAGTTGGTCGGTGCAGTGATGTCAGCAAAG GCTTAACATTTATGGAAGTCCAGCTTATCCCAGCTAGTACAAGTAAAGTAGAATGTTGTCACTTCTCAGCAGATGGGAAGTTGCTTGCTACTGGTGGCCATGATAAAAAG GCTGTGCTTTGGTGCACAGAGTCATTTGCATTAAAGTCTACTCTTGAAGAACATTCTGAATGGATAACTGATGTTCGCTTCAGTTCAAGCATGTCAAGGCTCGCTACCTCTTCAGCTGACAAATCAGTCAGGGTTTGGGATGCTGATAAT CCTGCTTACTCGCTCCGTAATTTTGTGGGACATTCTACAACTGTTAGATCACTTGACTTCCACCCTACCAAAGATGACCTTATCTGCTCATGTGATAATAATAGTGAGATTCGATATTGGAGTATTAAGAATGGTAGTTGTGCTGGAGTCTTGAAG GGTGGTGCAACCCAGATAAGATTTCAGCCCCGTGTTGGAAGGTTTCTTGCTGCTGCAACTGATAATTCTGTATCCTTACTCGATGTAGAAGCCCAAGTTTGCAGAGCCAAATTACAG GGTCATAAAAGTGTTATTCATTCTGTGTGCTGGGATGCTACCGGTGAGTTTTTGGCATCTGTAAGTGATGATTTGGTGAGAGTGTGGACGGTTGGATCTAGTGGCAAAGGAGAATGTGTTCATGAACTGAACCGTACTGGCAACAAATTTAACACTTGTGTTTTCCATCCTTCTTACTCTTCCCTATTGGTCATTGGCTGTTATGAG ACACTGGAGCTTTGGAACATGCTTGAGAACAAAATAATGACACGACATGCACACGAGAATCTAGTGTCGGCTTTGGCAGCATCAAATAGCACTCGCATGGTTGCCTCAGCTAGCCACGACAAGTGTGTGAAGCTCTGGAAATGA
- the LOC107962650 gene encoding transcriptional corepressor LEUNIG isoform X3 has protein sequence MSQTNWEADKMLDVYIYDYLMKRKLNATAKAFQAEGKVSTDPVAIDAPGGFLFEWWSVFWDIFIARTNEKHSEAAASYIETQMVKARELQQQQHYQKPQQMQMQQLLLQRHAQQQQHQQQQQQQQQQQQPQQQPQRQQQQQRREGTQLINDAASGLVGEPLMKESSASAIAATRKMYDETFRFPRQRDSLDDAVAKQLGDNLGQLLDPNQASMMKAASVVGQSPGQTLHGTPGNISGSLQPMQNRGQQISVPTQDSRSEINPMLTPRASGPDGSLIGVHGSNQAGGNLTLKGWPLTGLDQLRSGLLQQQKTLIQTSQPFSQLQLHQQFLLQAQQNLSLPSANDFESRKMRMLLNNQIMGLGKDVPLNSLGDVVPKVGSPMQIGCPVLPRGDSDISVKQQQLHQNNQQSQQIGQNPLSSQQSQNSNPQLQQQDKMVGACSMMPDSSISNTFNGNDQASKNQVGRKRKQPGSSSGPVNSSGTANTAGPSPSSPSSPSTHTPGDAISMPTLPHNSGSSKSLLMFGSDGLGSLTSASNQLADIDRFVDDGSLDDNVESFLSHDDPEPRDRVGRCSDVSKGLTFMEVQLIPASTSKVECCHFSADGKLLATGGHDKKAVLWCTESFALKSTLEEHSEWITDVRFSSSMSRLATSSADKSVRVWDADNPAYSLRNFVGHSTTVRSLDFHPTKDDLICSCDNNSEIRYWSIKNGSCAGVLKGGATQIRFQPRVGRFLAAATDNSVSLLDVEAQVCRAKLQGHKSVIHSVCWDATGEFLASVSDDLVRVWTVGSSGKGECVHELNRTGNKFNTCVFHPSYSSLLVIGCYETLELWNMLENKIMTRHAHENLVSALAASNSTRMVASASHDKCVKLWK, from the exons ATGTCGCAGACTAACTGGGAAGCTGATAAAAT GTtggatgtgtatatatatgattatctGATGAAGAGAAAGTTAAATGCTACTGCAAAGGCATTTCAAGCTGAAGGGAAAGTATCGACTGACCCAGTAG CTATTGATGCACCTGGTGGATTTTTATTTGAATGGTGGTCTGTATTTTGGGATATCTTCATTGCGAGGACAAATGAGAAGCATTCAGAAGCTGCTGCATCTTATATTGAG ACTCAAATGGTCAAGGCTCGAGAGCTGCAGCAGCAGCAACACTATCAGAAGCCTCAGCAGATGCAGATGCAACAGCTCTTATTGCAGAGGCATGCTCAGCAACAGCAGCATCAGCAGCaacaacaacagcagcagcaacagCAACAGCCACAGCAACAGCCACAACGCCAACAGCAGCAGCAGCGAAGAGAAGGGACTCAGTTGATAAATGATGCTGCCAGTGGGCTTGTTGGTGAACCTCTCATGAAGGAGAGCAGTGCAAGTGCAATTGCTGCCACAAGAAAGATGTATGATGAGACTTTTAGGTTTCCACGCCAAAGGGATTCCCTGGATGATGCAGTTGCTAAG CAATTAGGTGATAATTTAGGCCAGCTTCTGGATCCTAATCAAGCCTCAATGATGAAAGCAGCCTCAGTGGTTGGCCAGTCTCCtgg GCAAACACTGCATGGCACACCTGGAAATATATCAGGTAGTCTTCAGCCAATGCAAAATCGAGGTCAGCAGATTTCAGTGCCCACCCAG GATTCAAGGAGCGAGATCAATCCAATGTTGACTCCTAGAGCTTCTGGTCCTGATGGATCATTAATAGGAGTTCATG GATCAAATCAAGCTGGTGGCAATTTGACATTGAAAGGATGGCCTTTAACA GGACTGGACCAACTTCGATCTGGGCTTCTCCAGCAGCAGAAAACTTTGATTCAGACCTCTCAGCCCTTCAGTCAGCTTCAGTTACACCAACAATTTCTTCTTCAAGCACAACAAAACTTGTCACTGCCATCAGCAAATGATTTTGAAAGTAGAAAAATGCGAATGCTTCTGAACAATCAGATTATGGGTCTTGGGAAGGATGTCCCACTAAATTCCCTCGGCGATGTGGTTCCCAAAGTTGGATCACCTATGCAAATTGGTTGTCCTGTGCTGCCTCGTGGAGACTCCGATATCTCAGTTAAG CAGCAACAACTGCATCAAAATAATCAACAATCACAGCAAATTGGACAGAATCCACTTTCAAGTCAGCAGTCTCAGAATTCAAATCCCCAACTCCAGCAGCAAGATAAAATGGTTGGTGCCTGCAGTATGATGCCTGATAGTAGCATATCAAACACCTTTAATGGAAATGACCAG GCTTCAAAAAATCAAGTCGGCCGAAAGAGGAAGCAGCCAGGGTCGTCATCAGGTCCAGTCAATAGCTCGGGAACTGCGAACACCGCTGGACCATCTCCAAGTTCACCTTCCTCACCTTCTACTCACACACCTGGAGATGCCATTTCAATGCCCACATTGCCTCATAATAGTGGTTCCTCTAAGTCTTTGCTTATGTTTGGCTCTGATGGCTTGGGTTCCCTTACATCAGCTTCTAATCAATTG GCTGATATAGACCGTTTTGTGGATGATGGGTCTCTAGATGATAACGTGGAGTCATTCTTGTCTCATGATGATCCAGAACCTAGAGATAGAGTTGGTCGGTGCAGTGATGTCAGCAAAG GCTTAACATTTATGGAAGTCCAGCTTATCCCAGCTAGTACAAGTAAAGTAGAATGTTGTCACTTCTCAGCAGATGGGAAGTTGCTTGCTACTGGTGGCCATGATAAAAAG GCTGTGCTTTGGTGCACAGAGTCATTTGCATTAAAGTCTACTCTTGAAGAACATTCTGAATGGATAACTGATGTTCGCTTCAGTTCAAGCATGTCAAGGCTCGCTACCTCTTCAGCTGACAAATCAGTCAGGGTTTGGGATGCTGATAAT CCTGCTTACTCGCTCCGTAATTTTGTGGGACATTCTACAACTGTTAGATCACTTGACTTCCACCCTACCAAAGATGACCTTATCTGCTCATGTGATAATAATAGTGAGATTCGATATTGGAGTATTAAGAATGGTAGTTGTGCTGGAGTCTTGAAG GGTGGTGCAACCCAGATAAGATTTCAGCCCCGTGTTGGAAGGTTTCTTGCTGCTGCAACTGATAATTCTGTATCCTTACTCGATGTAGAAGCCCAAGTTTGCAGAGCCAAATTACAG GGTCATAAAAGTGTTATTCATTCTGTGTGCTGGGATGCTACCGGTGAGTTTTTGGCATCTGTAAGTGATGATTTGGTGAGAGTGTGGACGGTTGGATCTAGTGGCAAAGGAGAATGTGTTCATGAACTGAACCGTACTGGCAACAAATTTAACACTTGTGTTTTCCATCCTTCTTACTCTTCCCTATTGGTCATTGGCTGTTATGAG ACACTGGAGCTTTGGAACATGCTTGAGAACAAAATAATGACACGACATGCACACGAGAATCTAGTGTCGGCTTTGGCAGCATCAAATAGCACTCGCATGGTTGCCTCAGCTAGCCACGACAAGTGTGTGAAGCTCTGGAAATGA